The following are encoded together in the Girardinichthys multiradiatus isolate DD_20200921_A chromosome X, DD_fGirMul_XY1, whole genome shotgun sequence genome:
- the LOC124862360 gene encoding ATP synthase subunit f, mitochondrial-like — protein MADRPVPVVEKRLMDVKLGELGSWLGGRDFTPNGFLAAIRRGHGRYYNKYINVKKGGIGGIAMLLAGYVAISYLWEYDHIKHDRWRKYH, from the exons ATGGCGGACAGACCAG TTCCAGTGGTTGAGAAGCGCCTGATGGATGTGAAACTGGGAGAGCTGGGAAGCTGGCTCGGAGGTCGAGACTTCACCCCGAACGGTTTCCTCGCAGCGATCCGCCGAG GCCACGGCAGATACTACAACAAATACATCAATGTAAAGAAAGGAGGCATCGGCGGTATTGCCATGCTGCTGGCTGGATATGTTGCCATCAGCTACCTGTGGGAATACGACCACATCA AGCACGATCGCTGGAGGAAATACCATTGA